The window CCCAGACGCCGCGCGAGGCGCACCCCCCCGGCAAAAACCTCTTTCTGGACCGCGCGCGGCGAATGCTCGTAATGGTAATCCAGGCCGAACTCGCCGAGCGCTACCACCTTTTCGCGCCCCGCCAGGTCCTCCAGGACGGGCCAGTCCACGGCCTTGACCTTGGCGGCCTCGTGCGGATGGAAACCGACGGCCGCGTAAAGCATCGGCTCGCGCTCCGCGAGTTCGACGACCCGCGGGTTCTCGGCCGGCTCGGTGCCGACGTTGATGATCTTCACGACGCCGGCCGCGCGGGCGCGCTCGAGGACGCCCACGAGGTCGCCCTCGAGGCGGTCGAAGTGGACGTGGGCATGCGTGTCAATCGCGGGTTCAACCATCGGGGCAACCTTTCCCTAACCGCAAAGTACGCAAAGAGCGCAAAGGACAGATAAATTGGGGCACAGCAAAACGCAATAAGATCAATGTATACCTTCCGCCGCTTGCAGTTACCCTGTTCCGGCCGTCCTTTGCGTGCTCGGCGTCCTTTGCGGTTAAGAACACGCTTGTCATCGTCCGGTGGCGTCGAAGGCGCCCGGATAGTGCCGAATCTCGGGCCGGCGGCGGTCCTCGCCGCGGAACTCGACGGCCAAGACGTCGAATCGCACGGCCCGCTCAAGGGCTCGGCGCTCGGCCAGGAACATCTTGGCGGCCGAGATCACTCGCCGCCGCTTCGCCCGGCCGACCGTCTCCTCGGGCCGGATGGCCGGGGTCTCGCCCTCGGCGACGGTCAGGCTGCGGACCTCGACGAAGCAGACCGTCCTGCTCCGTTTTTCCAGCGTCACCAAGTCCACCTCGCCCTGGCGATAGGCGACGTTCCGCGCGAGGATCCGGTGGCCGTGCTTCCGGAGGAATCGCTCGGCGGCGCGTTCGCCCGCCTGACCGGTTTCCTGGGCCGGCGTCCGCGCCTTCGCCTGTTTCGGCTGCCACGGCCAGCGCATAATCTCCCCTTGAGCGGAAACGATTCTAGCCGCCCGTGGGGCCGGGTGCAACGATGGAGGGACGGCTGGGGAGCCGGTCGCTGGGCGAAAATGGGGTTGCATCGCCGCCGGGGCGGGGGTATATTGGCATCCGCGAAGGTTGCCCGGTGGGTCCGTTACGGATGGTTCCGGTTTCGCCAGGGCAAAGCCCGGCTTCGCCGAGGCGACGCCCGGCGACCCTTCGACCATGCTCAGGGTCGCCCTGAGTAAGTCGAAGGGTGACCCTTCAGCCGATGGCCGGTGAGCGGGCGTAGCTCAGTGGTAGAGCGTCACGTTGCCAACGTGAATGTCGTGGGTTCAAGTCCCATCGCCCGCTCCAATTCTTTGTGACGGAAACGGCTCGAGCGGCGACCAGGGCGAACGGGCGAGCGCGAGCTGATTTTTTCTCTTGGCGCAAGGGGAGCGGCGGCCCCGCGGGGCACGCCCAGTGAGAGGATAACCATGGCCGAACCTGACACCACCGAACCCGAGCGGGACGAAGCCGCCCCGGCGACGGACGCTGCCAAGCCCGAGGAGACGGCGACGGCCGAGGAATCGCCGGCGATGCAGGTCACCGTCGAGAACGTGGGCGTCTGTAAGAAGAAACTCTCGATCATGATTCCGCGCGAGGCGATCGACCGGAAGTTCGAGGAGCGGTTCACGGAACTGGAGCGCGAGGCCCAGGTGCCGGGCTTCCGTCCCGGTCACGCGCCGCGGCGTCTCATTGAGAAGCGTTTTCGCCGGGCCGTCTCCGAGGAAGTCCGCGTCGGCCTCGTCTCCGAAACGCTCTCGAAGGCGCTCGAACAGGAGAAACTCGACGTCATCGGCGAGCCGGACATCGACCCCGAGTCGGTCGAACTGCCGGACGACGGGCCGATGACCTTCTCACTGGAACTGGAGGTCCGGCCGGAGTTCGTACTCCCGGACTACGCGGGCATCCTGGTCGACGTTGAGCGGCACGAGGTCGCCGACAAGGACGCGGAGGAGGCCCTCGAGCGCCTGCGCGAGATGCACGGCAGCCTGAAGGCCGTGCGCAAGGGCTCGAAGGCGAAGAAGGGCGACATCGTCACGGGCGTCCTCTCGCTCAAGGTCGGCGACGGGACGGTCGTGGACGGCGAGGAAGCGCGG of the Planctomycetota bacterium genome contains:
- a CDS encoding TatD family hydrolase is translated as MVEPAIDTHAHVHFDRLEGDLVGVLERARAAGVVKIINVGTEPAENPRVVELAEREPMLYAAVGFHPHEAAKVKAVDWPVLEDLAGREKVVALGEFGLDYHYEHSPRAVQKEVFAGGVRLARRLG
- a CDS encoding YraN family protein, which translates into the protein MRWPWQPKQAKARTPAQETGQAGERAAERFLRKHGHRILARNVAYRQGEVDLVTLEKRSRTVCFVEVRSLTVAEGETPAIRPEETVGRAKRRRVISAAKMFLAERRALERAVRFDVLAVEFRGEDRRRPEIRHYPGAFDATGR
- the tig gene encoding trigger factor, yielding MAEPDTTEPERDEAAPATDAAKPEETATAEESPAMQVTVENVGVCKKKLSIMIPREAIDRKFEERFTELEREAQVPGFRPGHAPRRLIEKRFRRAVSEEVRVGLVSETLSKALEQEKLDVIGEPDIDPESVELPDDGPMTFSLELEVRPEFVLPDYAGILVDVERHEVADKDAEEALERLREMHGSLKAVRKGSKAKKGDIVTGVLSLKVGDGTVVDGEEARLPVAAVSVQGIPVPTLPDVLEGAKAGETKTGTFTVGDEATKEDLRGKEAEITIQVKEIGRPTPADDKTLLEQTAYETIETLQEGLKRQLENQNESAYREAQEEAVREWLLEHAPFELPEGLAQRHAERLFVRHIVNLRYRGVPAEEIEKQREELRSSASANA